The window taacattttttaaataattttattgacatttattttaatttatctttttctaaaaaaataaaacttattgtAGTAGGTCATCCGGTTACcggagtttactctaggcaaatactccATTAAGTTAAGATTGTTcgtggttaatcaataggtgaaattattgtaggaaaatcatgaaaaagttagattattctaggtattttttctatattttttatactCTAATCAAAGTATACTTTCTCATTAAAAATagcaaaatatatatttgtgttacatatatattagcttgtacttaattttgattaattctAATTACCCTAATTATGATATATTATAAATTGTTGTAATTAATGCAGTGGGCAGAACAATTAAGATGTTACCTTGTTGAAGCAAAATGGAGATTTACAAAATACTCCCCCAGTCCTGAGGAGTACCTAAACAATGCCATTATTACCTCTGGAACACATGTAGTTTTGGCGCACGCATTTTTTCTTTTGGGCCATGGAATTAACAATAACAGTCTTCATGACTTTATTAATCTTCCTTCAATTGTATCTTCTACAGCTACAATTCTTcgtctatggaatgatactggaATCCATACGGTACGTTATTACTTCTTTAatgtttctattttttatttgtgatttattttttttttacaaattaaaagattGTATATGGTTTCAATTTTCATCAATGAAAACAGAAAgagtatataattataatataatgatTTTTTCCAATTGTGAATTAGCTAGTCCTCTTCaataatcctaattaattactcAAAAAAGCAATTTAATATTcagagaatatatatatataataagtatttttaaaaaatttgcagGATAAGACTCCAGATGGAAGTGATCATTCGTACATAGATTACTACATGAAAGAAGAGAAAACAAGGTCATCCAAGAGCGCGAGACATCATATAAATGGAGTAATTAGTGAAGCCTGGAATTGTCTGAATAGAGAATACATGTCTTCTGATTGTGTATTCTCAAGAGATTTCAAGTTGGCATGCCTTAATTTAGCAAGAATGGTTCCAATCATGTATAACAATCATCAACGTTGCCATCTCCACTTTttattgatgaaaaataaataataaaattaaacaaattcttaaatgtaACTGtctcatgctgagaatactcaATTGGTTTAGTAAAGTGCTTACTTACTATGTTATTGTgattaattatagaaatatgCTAATTATATGAGCATGTCTATCTCATACTAAACAAGTTGTAATTTAAGACCATCTACCACATTACTAGTTATTTACTATCTACTTTGatttaaatgaataattatatatttttaattatataatatataaaaatattttatttgataattgaaaattttatgcaTATAGAAAGAAACATTGTATAAATAATAtcctcttaatttttattatgtttaaagTGTCACATTCTATATGGACGGAGGGATCATATATAGAAGTCAAGTATTTAGCTACTctacaatttatttttatttttattttttttgtttttaggttATTTTTGGACGTTGGTATGTTCATTAAATTGTACAGCACCAGATAGGGGTGTTCAATATCGGAAACCCGGTCAATCCGGATCCGAAAATCCGGGTACCTAAAAATGTGATCCGATTTTGTTTATTTCctaaaattgtgtttttttccttatttcttttaacattttttatataaaattcaaattctaaGTTGTTTACATGATagatttacctaatttagaattttagtGGATATAAGTTGTTTACATGATAGATTcacctaatttagaattttatttttttaaaaattggagCTAACTTAGGGaaaatatttatgaaatttattttaGCAATTTCATACTAACTTAGAATTTGTTAGAAAAAGTGATgcatttgataaataattttaaaattttaatatttaatttttttcttaaaaaaatcatgtatttgataaatttaatcacgataatatatacttacatattctataaagtaatatttttatatattctatAATAATAAATCCATGCATTGTACAGGTTTTTATACTAGTAATAAGATAAAAGTAACGCAATATCTTTACTAACTAGTTATTACTTTGGTGATCCTAATTAAATTCTAATTATCAAGGataattttagtaaatttaCAATATAATTGCCAATATCACATTAAGAATAAGTCAAATTCTTGAGCTGATCATCGGATGAGATATTTTATGAAACATGCTATCAATCTAATAATTACTGAAaacatttattttgaaatacgccgtttgaaatattatttaaggacaataatataatataatttaacacattactttgaattttaactcatttaatttttttagagtaaaatgattataacatattaattatacCAGATATATTATGAATAAgcattttataataaaaataaagcacAAAACAGAATACCGAGTACTCGATTTTACTAAAATTGATATCTGGATCGGACCCGACTCGGTTTATAAAACAGGTACCCGGTACGAAATACCCGATTTTGACAAAATGGGGTTAATTATCCGGTTTTTTAAACCGGATACCGATCCGAGTTGGATTTTGCAAACCGGgtttttttgaacacccctaccaCGAGAAGTGATATAGGATATTAGCCATTGATATTAGCCATCTCTTCCCTTAATACTAGCCattaatttttatctatatttttattatttctttcgTAATACTCTAGTTATTTTATCCTATATGCTTTCACCACAAAAACTAAGaatttataaatgataattaggTGTGTTGCtcctttaaattaaaataacatattttgaatatataataaaaataaagtatagATTAAGAAAATTAGGCTCTAAAAATAATGGGTTCCTAAGCCATTGCTCATATGGCTCTGCTAGCACCGCTTATTGCTTTCTAGTGTGAACTTTCTCTATCCTAATAGATTTAAAGTATAGAGAAAttgcaaaattttaaaaattttgtaataaaaataaaaaaagacaaattgtgtaaatagaattaaaaagagttaaaatatataaatggattttaaacaaaataataaattattgcttaaaaaataaaaaaaatacaaaataagtagaaccaatgACAGAGAAAATAGCTTTTACGAATTACGACTTGACAGAAGTTGAAACTACACAAAATAAACGTGCGATGAATGTGACTGACAATTGACCACTAAAAAGTGGTCCTTTTTGTATCGCaagttcaattatttttttcactcaTTATTTGAATCATATTCTATTACTCTCTTATTCtctttacttgtcccatttaataataaaaaatttgtcaattcatgttttttattttaaatattttaaattgtgcttgagtaaaaattataaaacgttgatactaaaaaatttataataagacgaattaaacaaaatctcacatgactatgttataacttatagattaagaacaaatcacataataaaagtgattgataataatgttgaaaaactaaatgggacaagtGGAGCGAATACCAGGGAGTactaaaataattgaaaattttccagTGTCACATCTAAAGagaattaattaaatgaaactCATTTAATGGCTAAAgaaatacttcctctgtttcaaTATAGTCGCAACATTGAAAATATAAACACTATTCACGTATCTACCTTCTTTAGTGATTaattctataagttaaaatatagtcaagtgggatcttgtttgattcgtctcgatgcaaagattattaatattaattttttataattttttattatacataattatagatattaaagattgaattagcGTATTGGAATGCGTGAAAAAGCAAACattgcaagtattttgaaacggaggaagtataaatgGCATTTGATCTTTTATCAATATCTCTACCATTAAGATATCTTTAACTAATATTTATTTGTAgttaaattgaataaattaaataatataatacactGTATAATATGACATCATATCActcattttgattatttattttgataggTTTTAATCGTTTTAGCATAATTCTTAAAAATTTGATGACTATGAAATTTAGTAGGAAACTTTTGGTTTGATTGAACAAGTTTTACtaagaagaaaaacaaagagCAAAACTGTACTAACCCACACACCCCTCAGGTTTTTTATTAGGACATGTTTgaattgagtgtaaatatttataggtgaaaaaaatcaaagtaagaaaacgaaattgataaaaatgaaaaattagtgaaatttgattgttgtagAGGTGAAAGAATGACTGTaaagtaatgaaaaatcaaGGGAACTCTCAATGTTGTGGAATAAATATTTATCTTAAAGGAGGATGGGAAAACGTATTACCTCTATAGTAGgagaaatcattttttttttcttttattatttttacttaatgCTCATTTTACCTTTTTCGTAACTATCTCACCTACTTTAAATGTATCTCTATTTGCTTTTATTTCATTAGTTTAACTTTATTTCtaccttaaatatttacactcaatccaaACATGTCCTTAAGTGCAATTAGTTTTCAATCCATTTCAAACATACATCATTTTGTCTCTACCTTAATTAATgtgctttttattttatttacttttgagTGTACAATGTAATAGTATATCACAAAAATTTGGACGAGATCGTTGCAAGTTAAAACGAAATGTGGGCCGGTTCATTTCACGCGCGTgaaacaacattttaattttctggacatttatcaattttgaccttaaaggtataaattttgaaaattgatacttttaaggtcaaaattgttacctttaagatcaaaattgaaaaatgctcagaaaatgaaaaaaatgcccAAATTATTATACGCGCGAATTGGACCAGCCTAAATTGACGATCTCATTATGAGGTCGTCTCATCTAAGACCAGCTGATAGTATATATAACTAAATGATTGGGAAAATACATGGTGCACAAATACCATAAACCTATGAGGTATTATTTCAAAATCAGATGACAATTGGAAAAAGGGTCACAAATGCCTCATAAAGTATGCACGTGAAATTTATTTCATCGATTTGGGCAAACCATCCTAACATCTCGTCACATTCGAACCCTCGTTAAGTTTACAAGTGGAAGTAATCAATTCATTCTTTTCAATCttctatataatttttaatttttcgacTCTGATTTAAAATGGTgtgtttattttataattaactaGAGCTTTTTTTCATGTCATATAGTTTTGGGATGCTTTCTCCTCGACTTATGGAGTGTGCACTTCGTATTTCACCGATTATGcgctgacattcacaataagtctagCCAAATGAAGACCCCCTGAATAGGACTTATCATCTTGAGTATCTGCTGTCTGCACCATCCATCACCATAAACAGCTATAATAAGAGGATAATGACTTTATGTATTACAGAAGGCTAGGAAGATGGTGATTACTACTATACATGATTGGAACCATCCTTGTTAAATTAAGCAAAGCTGTTTTAAAATCTGTCGAAAATGGAGAATGAGACAGGCACTCTTGATTGAGGCACTTCCATTCATCTGAAATCATCTCAAAAACATGTTGTCGTGCACTTTCAGCTGACCTATCTTTATGTTGCTTCACGTAACAAGCTATATATGACCCGTCGTGCCCATTTGAATTCTCATCCTGCAAAACAACGACATATTCTGAAAATCACCACCTTCACCGGAGCCTATCTTATAAGGAAACTAGTGGGGCCTGTACTCCAGGCCCATCCAAAAACTTAGAAAAAtgatgttttaatatttttcagaTCGTCTCGTATGAGATTGTTACCATGAGACGAGCCCATATAATTAGcccatttatataatttatcactttaaaattgtaaccgATTACTTTAATGTACTAAATGTACATGTGTCGACCTAATATAGATGACCTAACCATAATGCCGTTTCGtttaagaattagtgaataTTTAATAGTTCGTTGCCGATAATAGTGTATTTAATAATTAGGAATCCATAATTAACGTTTTGCCTCTGGTCTCTCAAATTTTAGGATCGACCCTAAGTTTCATGTTCTTCCACATAAAAATTGTATTGCTAAGTTATTTAAGTCAAGTAGTCCATACCTTAGCAGTCTTTAGATCATCCCAAAGACGTAGAATTTTGGCCGCTGACGTTACAATGTGTGGATGATTGTTGAAGAGATGTGTGTTTGTATTGTTTACACCTTCACCTAAGAGAGAAAAGATGGTTGCGGCAACAATATAGACTCCAGAACTAACTACACCATTCTTCATATACTCATCAGTGGAAGGTAACTGTCCGGATGCAAACCACTTCGCTTCCACAAGAAAAGCATTACATAGCTCTGCCCACTGAAACACCATATATAGTTTAAAATAACAATGATATATTTGTTATTGGGCTTGTAAACGACAAGATCCGTATAAGTGATAGTTGAAATCACACAAGCCTGATTATGTTCTATTTTAAAAGCAATTGGTAATAGAAAGAGTTAGCCTATTAaacttatatgttagtcaacttctttttaatttttcgatgtgggatcacatatggattattttaaaatgaattgaGCCAAAtatagctctgataccatgttaaattaagCTTGACTTATTGTAAATGCCAGCATATAGTCAGAAAATATGAGGTGCACTCACTTTATAAGTCAAATAGAAACCTTCCCAAAATAATATGACAAAGACtccaatgacttataaagtaTACAAACTATCTTTAATTCATTGATGTGAGATAAACCATCCTACCAAAACAAAAAACATCCATCAACATACCGCTTTTGTTAAGCGACCCTTGGGGTTCCATCCATGATTAAGATAAACTGTATTGCTTATCTCATTTGTGGTGTTGTAGAGTTCCTTGAGGCACATTGTCATGTACTCAGGTAATTTTTCTACGTTGTTAAGATCCCATCTGTTGACTGCTTCTGTGAACAAAGTGAGGTCTTGGAGTGTCCCATACACatcaaagatatcatcaatgatataaataaaggatattgattttgtgagtTCAATCCGTAATTGTGCCATATTTGGACTTGGTAGAACAACTAGGGACCATAAATGCCATTTCACTGGCTGACTTCTTGCAAGCTTCAACTTCTCTGTCAACCGAAGTTCGTTCCACCATCTACTTATGAAGCAACACAAAGTTAGtgagtgatcactttaatacacTAAATGTATATAGGTCaaccaaataaaataaactcaTTTAAGAACTTCTGAATGAtaaatatgattaaaaaaaGAGTTAACTGCACGTAAATTCGATCAAATTCTATCTTAAAAACCAATTGGTCATAAGAGGATTAgcccatcaagcttatatgttagtcaacctctCACTAATTCTTTGACATGGGATCACGTCTGTTTTTTTTTCAACAATAAATTCTAAAAGTCGGATTAttcatgtttttcaattaacTCACCTGGAAATATAAGTTATTTCGTTCATGTGGGTTATTTGTGCTTCATTTGCATCCATTCTTGCCAAATATAGTATCTCTTCTACCCAGCCATTTATTCCACAATGATCATGAATAATCTTGaatgaaatttcaaaattatcaaGATCAGCTGAAAGTCTTGGCAGACTTTTATGAAAAGGATTGCTTAATGTGTTTTGGATTACTCTGGCCTCAGATTCTTTGGCAACATTTTTTAAGTTTGCTTGTAGGATAAGTTCACAATATTGGCTAGCATCATCTAGTATATGATCCCCTGGAATTCTCAGCTGAGAGGCTTCAAATAGACTCATCAGTCCTTGGGTGTCTTTTCGAAGCTCTTTTCTCAACTTTCTATCTTTGTCTATGAATTTATTAAACACGCCTGTTTCAATGATACAAGCGAGATTAAGAAATAGCAAATTAGCTGGACATATTGTCGATGCCAACATATTATGATTGGAAAACATAATATGCACGCATTTCTTAAGCCATGAAATACCATTCAAAAATCATATGACAATGGAAGGAAGCACTCCAATAACTTTACGGTCTTACCTTCTGAGACATTGTATCCCGCATGTCTCAACAGCCCAAAGCGAAGAGCAACATAATGAAGATTACCACCATCTTCACCCATGGTGGTAACTTTCCGATGATGCTTTTCTAGTACTCTATGGATATCCTCTTGAAAGTAGTATTCGAGGCCTAGTCGTTGAATGGCATCGATCATGATTAACTCGTCTAATTGTTTTTCACTGTTCATTGATGTCAATATGTTTTTTATCAGCTTCACCATTGATCGGAGCTTATAATCATGCTGCGATGTAAGAAATTGttggagtatataacatatattagaacgtcaaccatcaacttaaacttttaattgaattaatagCAATGTTTGATCTTAACAATTgtaagagtatataacatatccaaGTGCGTCAatcatcagtttaaacttttagttgagttgacaGCAATGTTTGATCTTAggaattgttagagtatataacaaatATCATAGAGCgtcaactatcagcttaaacttttggttgaactGATAGCAATGAATGATCATTGGAATGATTAGagtagataagatattttgaaGCATCAACCATCCGCTCAAGTGTGGTTGaccatatgttatatactttaacacaaacattatattattattgaaggtCACGGAAGTTGAAGGAATTGGAGGGACGATGTTTTAGTTTCTATATTACTTCGTACTAAATACttttaggggtgtttggtatgggaatataaaatgtaatggaaaggaaaatgataaagaggagtaagggtaagggtatgggttgtagttatatgttgtttggtatgaaaatctaagggaaacacttaattgatcatagaaaggaaatttgttacttgacataaatggatggtaacaaagtaagggtatctattaccctcaagaaagggattgggttaacctaatatcataccaaacaaatatgTGGACTAATGGTAATTGAATCCCTTActattaaaaagttcataccaaacacccccttaataGGCTTGAACTAAATGTTTTAAACactactcccttctattcatcttaagagtaacatttggttttttacggattttaaggagagttaaaaatgagaccctaagggtaggaaagagagtgataTCATGGgcttttaatgtaagggaggaaaattagtatgggtaatagagggtataattgaaaatatgataaaactactaagggcataaaagtcaaaaactcataccaaaaatagaaatgggacaattaaggtgatttgactataaaagaaaatgggacacataagctaaataggagggagtattacttATTGTTCAAGTTTATTTGTATATTGCGGACTTGCGGTCAATGTGTAGATAAtttatagtcaagtgaaatcttgtttaaatcatctaatcgcataattttatatttttttaattatatatatatacattttttaatatataaataattaaatgtagcaaatataatAGATATAGTAATTAATGGGAGAATTTGTGTGGCCATGGTGTAGTGGGGCATTA of the Amaranthus tricolor cultivar Red isolate AtriRed21 chromosome 6, ASM2621246v1, whole genome shotgun sequence genome contains:
- the LOC130815873 gene encoding (3S,6E)-nerolidol synthase 1-like, which encodes MVKLIKNILTSMNSEKQLDELIMIDAIQRLGLEYYFQEDIHRVLEKHHRKVTTMGEDGGNLHYVALRFGLLRHAGYNVSEGVFNKFIDKDRKLRKELRKDTQGLMSLFEASQLRIPGDHILDDASQYCELILQANLKNVAKESEARVIQNTLSNPFHKSLPRLSADLDNFEISFKIIHDHCGINGWVEEILYLARMDANEAQITHMNEITYISRWWNELRLTEKLKLARSQPVKWHLWSLVVLPSPNMAQLRIELTKSISFIYIIDDIFDVYGTLQDLTLFTEAVNRWDLNNVEKLPEYMTMCLKELYNTTNEISNTVYLNHGWNPKGRLTKAWAELCNAFLVEAKWFASGQLPSTDEYMKNGVVSSGVYIVAATIFSLLGEGVNNTNTHLFNNHPHIVTSAAKILRLWDDLKTAKDENSNGHDGSYIACYVKQHKDRSAESARQHVFEMISDEWKCLNQECLSHSPFSTDFKTALLNLTRMVPIMYSSNHHLPSLL